The following are encoded in a window of Tessaracoccus flavescens genomic DNA:
- the topA gene encoding type I DNA topoisomerase has protein sequence MASKRLVIVESPTKATKIAGYLGRDYIVESSRGHVRDLPTSAAEVPAKYKGEKWARTGVNVDDDFQPIYVVSPDKKATIKDLKSKLAGVDELLLATDGDREGEAIAWHLMQELKPKVPVKRMVFHEITKPAILEAVENPRDLDVALVDAQETRRILDRLYGYEVSPVLWKKVMPRLSAGRVQSVATRLVVDRERERIAFVPAGYWDLDVILDAGADADPRNFPARLVDLDGTRIAQGRDFDSKGQARSQDLLVLDEASARRIAELLAEAKLGVTSVESKPYTRRPYEPFRTTTMQQEAGRKLGFSAQRAMSVAQELYEKGFITYMRTDSISLSGQAINAARQQVRDLFGERFLPEKPRVYTSKVKSAQEAHEAIRPAGDTFQHPDQTGLTGDTFRLYQLIWRRTLASQMADARGESVTIRIDALLAGSADDAKEAGLVASGRTITFPGFLKAYVQGTDDDSATDDAQTRLPILEKGQDLAVAKAEPAGHETRPPARYTEPSLVAKLEELEIGRPSTYASIIRTITARDYVFKKGSALVPTWLAFAVTRLLEEHFSELVDYDFTAQLEDQLDEIAAGRAKRLQVLSDFYRGPDGDAHQGLETLVTELGDIDARALSTFPLGDSGIDVRVGRYGTYVEASDGRRANVPEDTPPDELTVALAEELLSRPLDEERQLGTDEASGNLIVAKNGRFGPYVTEVLPEDAPKSAKARTGSLFKSMSIDSIDLEAALKLMSLPRVVGTDPDGVEITAQNGRYGPYLKRGTDSRSLTSEEQIFDITLDEALAIYAQPKTRGRAATAAPLKEFGNDPVSGKPVVLKSGRFGPYVTDGETNATLRRDDSPEEISNERAFELIAEKRAKGPAPKRKPAARKTTTRKAPAKKAPAKAPAKKAPAKKASS, from the coding sequence ATGGCTTCCAAGCGTCTCGTCATCGTCGAGTCACCGACCAAGGCGACCAAGATCGCCGGCTATCTCGGTCGCGACTACATCGTCGAATCGAGCCGTGGACACGTCCGCGATCTGCCGACCTCCGCCGCGGAGGTTCCCGCCAAGTACAAGGGTGAGAAGTGGGCGCGCACCGGCGTCAACGTCGACGACGACTTCCAGCCCATCTACGTCGTCTCGCCCGACAAGAAGGCAACCATCAAGGACCTCAAGTCCAAGCTGGCAGGGGTCGACGAACTCCTGCTCGCCACCGATGGTGACCGCGAGGGCGAGGCCATCGCGTGGCACCTGATGCAGGAGCTCAAGCCGAAGGTCCCCGTCAAGCGCATGGTGTTCCACGAGATCACCAAGCCCGCGATTCTCGAGGCCGTCGAGAATCCGCGTGACCTCGACGTCGCCCTCGTCGATGCCCAGGAGACCCGCCGCATCCTCGACCGGCTCTACGGCTACGAGGTCTCGCCCGTGCTGTGGAAGAAGGTCATGCCCCGGCTTTCTGCGGGCCGCGTGCAGTCTGTCGCCACCCGACTCGTCGTCGACCGCGAACGCGAGCGGATCGCCTTCGTCCCTGCCGGCTACTGGGACCTCGACGTCATCCTCGATGCCGGTGCCGACGCCGACCCCCGCAACTTCCCGGCGCGCCTCGTCGACCTCGACGGCACCCGCATCGCGCAGGGCCGCGACTTCGACTCAAAGGGCCAGGCCAGGAGCCAGGACCTCCTCGTGCTCGACGAGGCGTCCGCCCGTCGGATCGCCGAACTGCTGGCCGAAGCCAAGCTCGGGGTCACCTCCGTCGAGTCGAAGCCATACACGCGCCGTCCCTACGAGCCGTTCCGCACCACCACCATGCAGCAGGAGGCAGGCCGCAAGCTCGGCTTCTCCGCGCAGCGCGCCATGTCTGTGGCTCAGGAGCTCTACGAGAAGGGCTTCATCACCTACATGCGAACCGACTCGATCTCGCTGTCGGGCCAGGCCATCAACGCCGCCCGCCAGCAGGTCCGCGACCTGTTCGGTGAGCGGTTCCTTCCCGAGAAGCCGCGCGTCTACACCTCGAAGGTCAAGTCCGCGCAGGAGGCCCACGAGGCCATCCGCCCCGCAGGTGACACCTTCCAGCACCCGGACCAGACCGGCCTCACCGGCGACACGTTCCGGCTCTACCAGCTGATCTGGCGCCGCACGCTCGCCTCGCAGATGGCCGATGCCCGCGGCGAGTCCGTGACGATCCGGATCGACGCGTTGCTCGCGGGTTCCGCCGACGACGCAAAGGAAGCAGGCCTCGTCGCCTCCGGACGCACCATCACCTTCCCCGGCTTCCTCAAGGCCTACGTCCAGGGCACCGACGACGACTCGGCCACCGACGACGCGCAGACCCGCCTGCCCATCCTAGAGAAGGGCCAGGACCTCGCCGTCGCGAAGGCCGAACCGGCGGGCCACGAGACCCGTCCCCCCGCGCGCTACACCGAGCCGTCGCTCGTGGCGAAGCTCGAGGAACTGGAGATCGGCCGCCCGTCGACCTACGCCTCGATCATCCGCACCATCACCGCCCGCGACTACGTCTTCAAGAAGGGCTCGGCGCTCGTGCCGACCTGGCTCGCGTTCGCCGTCACCAGGTTGCTGGAGGAGCACTTTTCCGAGCTGGTCGACTACGACTTCACCGCCCAGCTCGAGGACCAGCTCGACGAGATCGCGGCGGGCAGGGCAAAGCGGCTGCAGGTGCTCTCCGACTTCTACCGCGGGCCTGACGGTGACGCCCACCAGGGCCTGGAGACGCTCGTCACCGAGCTGGGTGACATCGACGCGAGGGCGCTGTCGACCTTCCCGCTCGGCGACTCCGGCATCGACGTGCGCGTCGGCCGTTACGGCACCTATGTGGAGGCCTCGGACGGCAGGCGGGCCAACGTGCCCGAGGACACCCCGCCCGACGAACTGACCGTCGCCCTTGCAGAGGAGCTGCTCAGCCGCCCCCTCGACGAGGAGCGCCAGCTTGGCACCGACGAGGCCTCCGGCAACCTCATCGTCGCCAAGAACGGCCGCTTCGGACCCTACGTCACCGAGGTGCTGCCCGAGGACGCTCCGAAGTCGGCCAAGGCGCGCACAGGGTCGCTGTTCAAGTCGATGTCGATCGACTCGATCGACCTGGAAGCCGCGCTGAAGCTGATGAGCCTTCCCCGCGTGGTCGGCACAGATCCCGACGGCGTCGAGATCACGGCGCAGAACGGCCGTTACGGCCCCTACCTCAAGCGGGGCACCGACTCGCGTTCGCTGACCAGCGAGGAGCAGATCTTCGACATCACCCTCGACGAGGCGCTCGCTATCTACGCGCAGCCGAAGACGAGGGGTCGGGCGGCCACCGCCGCGCCGCTGAAGGAGTTCGGCAACGATCCCGTCTCCGGAAAGCCGGTCGTGTTGAAGTCGGGCCGGTTCGGGCCCTACGTCACCGACGGTGAGACGAACGCGACCCTTCGCCGCGACGACTCCCCGGAGGAGATCAGCAACGAGCGCGCCTTCGAGCTGATCGCCGAGAAGCGCGCGAAGGGGCCCGCCCCCAAGCGCAAGCCCGCGGCGCGCAAGACGACCACCCGCAAGGCCCCGGCCAAGAAGGCACCCGCGAAGGCACCGGCGAAGAAGGCGCCGGCGAAGAAGGCATCCTCCTGA